CCAGCGTGCATTTCAGCCTGGGCTTCCTGACGGTCGGCGGATTCATCGGCGGCATCCTGTTCTGGGGCGCCTTCAACACCGCCATGGAACTCACCAACACCGAGAAGTTCTGCACCGGCTGCCACGAGATGCGCGACAACGTGTACGCCGAGTTGAAGGGCACCATCCACTTCACCAACCGCTCCGGCGTGCGGGCGCTGTGCTCGGACTGCCACGTGCCGCACAACTGGACCGACAAGATCGCGCGCAAGATGCAGGCGTCCAAGGAGGTCTGGGGCAAGATCTTCGGCACCATCGACACGCGCGAAAAGTTCGTGGAAAAGCGCCTGGAGCTGGCCCAGCACGAATGGGCGCGCTTCAAGGCCAATGACTCGCTGGAATGCCGCAACTGCCACAACTACGAATACATGGACTTCACGCGCCAGAGTCCGCGCGCGCAGAACATGCATTCGACCTATCTGGCGGACAAGAGCAAGACCTGCATCGACTGCCACAAGGGCATCGCCCACAAGCTGCCCAACATGGGGCCGGGCCCGACCTCCATGGCGCCGGCGCCGGCAGGCCCGGCGAAGGAAGTGGCGCATGCGGCCCGCTGACGCGCCGCCGCCCATGCTTTGCGCGCGCGGCCTGGCCAGCCGCCGCGGATGTTCCGCGCCCGTGGATTTCGAGCTGCATGGCGGCCAGTTGCTGCACGTGCGCGGCGCCAACGGCAGCGGCAAGACCAGCCTGC
The sequence above is drawn from the Achromobacter xylosoxidans genome and encodes:
- a CDS encoding cytochrome c3 family protein, yielding MLGLIKRYWNIIRRPSVHFSLGFLTVGGFIGGILFWGAFNTAMELTNTEKFCTGCHEMRDNVYAELKGTIHFTNRSGVRALCSDCHVPHNWTDKIARKMQASKEVWGKIFGTIDTREKFVEKRLELAQHEWARFKANDSLECRNCHNYEYMDFTRQSPRAQNMHSTYLADKSKTCIDCHKGIAHKLPNMGPGPTSMAPAPAGPAKEVAHAAR